From the genome of Trichocoleus sp. FACHB-46, one region includes:
- a CDS encoding helix-turn-helix domain-containing protein, with the protein MRSANHAKKANATTLAAIVQFAVRRCGSLHEAGRRTRVSRAAIASICNGKTQLPRRTTLRKIAPHTVNDSTNQPYSWLDLETIAQTSLGESALEVLSSTASSSQSGKQQQLEEMQPVLEELRGSIHELAVVLKTISNTLSSRPFISFGKPDNNTSTSSAKQPTLGERCEERKPTFQEQSWLALAIADEDALKSLVLGCEPPAVSATAESRIQKIVAQVGVPVQYPQAADAVVTVYIQEDLTTTGISCQKILVVAQNENQGFGETLKQINYFRQELNCDKVILTAETVPKFEIEGFVNQGISVLMVSREYKG; encoded by the coding sequence ATGAGATCAGCTAATCATGCCAAAAAAGCGAACGCAACTACTTTAGCTGCCATTGTGCAGTTCGCAGTTCGGCGGTGTGGATCGTTACACGAAGCCGGAAGACGAACGAGGGTGAGCCGAGCGGCGATCGCCTCTATCTGCAACGGCAAAACTCAACTTCCTAGAAGGACAACTCTCAGGAAAATAGCACCTCACACAGTTAATGACTCAACTAACCAACCGTACTCTTGGTTGGATCTAGAGACGATCGCTCAAACCAGCTTGGGTGAATCTGCCTTGGAAGTTTTAAGCTCAACGGCTTCTTCCAGTCAGTCTGGCAAACAGCAGCAATTAGAGGAAATGCAACCTGTATTGGAAGAACTACGAGGTTCTATCCATGAACTGGCTGTTGTGCTCAAAACAATCTCGAATACGTTAAGCAGCCGACCATTTATAAGTTTTGGCAAGCCAGATAACAATACAAGTACTAGCAGCGCTAAACAACCTACTCTGGGTGAGCGCTGTGAAGAACGCAAACCGACATTTCAAGAGCAATCATGGCTGGCACTCGCGATCGCTGATGAAGATGCTCTGAAGTCACTCGTCCTAGGGTGCGAACCTCCTGCTGTATCTGCCACAGCAGAGTCGAGAATTCAAAAGATTGTGGCTCAAGTTGGCGTGCCTGTTCAGTATCCCCAGGCAGCAGACGCAGTGGTAACGGTTTACATCCAAGAAGACCTGACTACTACAGGCATTTCCTGTCAAAAAATACTAGTTGTCGCCCAAAATGAGAACCAAGGTTTTGGAGAAACATTGAAGCAAATTAACTACTTTCGGCAGGAACTGAATTGTGACAAAGTAATTTTAACTGCTGAAACAGTTCCTAAATTTGAAATCGAAGGTTTCGTCAATCAGGGCATTAGTGTTCTTATGGTGAGTAGAGAATACAAGGGTTGA
- the cas5d gene encoding type I-D CRISPR-associated protein Cas5/Csc1 has protein sequence MVLYLCHLTLHDNVFFASREMGTLYETEKYLHNWALSYALFEGTYIPRPYRLEGAIAQRPGYLEADNEQNLLSLNESGIYVFPALPIRYSYQVNTFKVSQAAYHEKSRPLGGKGNDRNYPLSYGRAKELAVGSTYKTYIIAPEIVQIPRWIRLGKWAAKIRVETKLIPEVRINQESGDYTCQHPLNPIDLPSSTRLLSYNRIVMPPVSLLSQAQLSGDYWKIDRPLEHEVPAKWRALEELPNQICLPSGIAYGANYAPALC, from the coding sequence ATGGTTCTCTATCTATGCCATCTAACTCTCCACGACAATGTCTTCTTTGCCTCGCGTGAAATGGGCACCCTCTATGAGACGGAGAAATACCTTCATAACTGGGCACTTAGCTATGCCCTGTTCGAAGGCACCTACATTCCCAGACCTTACCGCTTGGAAGGTGCGATCGCTCAGCGCCCCGGCTACCTAGAGGCTGATAATGAGCAAAATTTACTCAGCTTGAATGAATCAGGTATCTACGTCTTCCCAGCTTTACCGATACGGTACTCTTATCAGGTCAACACCTTTAAAGTATCTCAAGCTGCTTATCATGAGAAGTCCAGACCATTAGGAGGGAAGGGGAACGATCGTAACTATCCTCTTAGCTACGGACGAGCAAAAGAACTAGCAGTAGGCAGCACCTACAAAACTTATATTATTGCTCCTGAAATCGTTCAGATTCCTCGTTGGATCAGGTTGGGTAAGTGGGCAGCCAAGATACGAGTGGAGACAAAATTGATTCCTGAAGTGAGGATCAACCAAGAATCAGGTGACTATACTTGCCAGCATCCCTTGAATCCTATAGATTTGCCCAGTTCAACTCGCTTACTGTCATACAACCGGATTGTTATGCCCCCTGTGAGCCTGTTAAGTCAAGCCCAACTATCCGGTGACTACTGGAAAATTGATCGACCGCTTGAGCACGAAGTACCAGCAAAATGGCGAGCCCTAGAAGAATTGCCAAACCAAATTTGCTTACCAAGCGGAATAGCATATGGAGCCAATTATGCCCCTGCTCTCTGTTGA
- a CDS encoding ATP-binding protein gives MAVISMDSLIKQLGKRFGVLAESDTYQLTVVAENADVAVGDLFLLPSRRGGQERFYIFRTTQYANIMNRALEIDDIARNKLTMPDSYLSQNLAEELLIKLTGIVLGYAEAKEREWTFHKPRRLPEHLSNVFRVDPQQPEVAEVMRSLLASQLGDEGLYVGDLLAGEQALEGVKVFLPAYALSHHLGVFGRTGAGKSNLMMVLLKAVMDYNQAATQQKSQEVNKPLVSMLAIDPHDEFRFWHGAIGGKDGVHGIVKGYSSEERKALVEPFYYLTAREVGEKGLERQVMLSRADVLPDDLSSISEFSEQQVAFAQQQFALWGEQWIGRVLLGDTQGGAGGFEGNVDFLSGTVAAVQRRLSFLRRGQTRLFLPFDPDVGYEYESLLPEILCALERGRILIVDTTLMGEMEQFLLTTVVARSLFTLRRTLRSVARVDELPRAIREAFGNDDEQGQVGLRTLADDLVQRVEDGRLPYGEGGVLKSPDQLPYVNVVVEEAPSVLNPQRMKFGSVFRDISRQGRKFGIGLTVVSQQVSEIDDGVLSQINTELVMALGNELERKEAVRNASADLSGFERELQVMGKGQVIVSASYKDVPLPVQVPEFDQME, from the coding sequence ATGGCTGTTATTAGTATGGACAGCTTGATCAAGCAGCTGGGTAAGCGGTTTGGAGTCTTAGCTGAAAGCGACACTTACCAGCTAACAGTGGTGGCGGAGAATGCGGATGTGGCCGTGGGGGATTTATTTCTCCTACCAAGTCGTCGGGGAGGGCAAGAGCGCTTCTACATTTTTCGAACGACTCAATATGCCAATATCATGAACCGGGCATTAGAAATAGATGACATTGCCCGTAATAAATTGACGATGCCAGATTCTTATCTGAGCCAGAATTTGGCAGAGGAACTGCTGATTAAGTTGACAGGTATCGTGTTGGGTTATGCAGAGGCTAAAGAGAGGGAATGGACGTTTCACAAACCTCGTCGGTTGCCAGAACACCTATCTAATGTATTCCGGGTCGATCCTCAGCAGCCTGAGGTTGCAGAAGTGATGCGATCGCTGCTTGCCAGTCAACTTGGGGATGAAGGGCTTTATGTTGGGGACTTGTTAGCGGGAGAGCAAGCATTAGAAGGAGTCAAGGTATTTCTACCTGCTTATGCGTTGTCACACCATTTAGGAGTGTTTGGCAGGACGGGTGCTGGCAAGAGCAACTTGATGATGGTGCTGCTGAAAGCTGTGATGGACTATAACCAAGCAGCCACGCAGCAGAAGAGTCAAGAGGTGAACAAGCCTTTGGTGAGTATGCTGGCGATCGATCCTCATGATGAGTTCCGCTTTTGGCATGGGGCGATCGGAGGTAAGGACGGTGTTCATGGCATTGTGAAGGGCTACTCGTCGGAAGAGCGTAAGGCACTGGTAGAACCTTTCTATTACCTGACTGCACGGGAGGTTGGAGAGAAGGGTTTGGAACGGCAGGTCATGTTGTCGAGGGCAGATGTGCTACCGGATGACCTGAGCAGTATCAGTGAGTTTAGCGAGCAACAGGTGGCATTCGCTCAGCAGCAGTTTGCTCTATGGGGGGAACAGTGGATCGGGCGAGTGCTACTGGGAGATACGCAGGGTGGAGCAGGGGGCTTTGAAGGAAATGTGGATTTTCTGTCGGGGACAGTGGCAGCCGTTCAGCGCAGGCTGAGCTTTTTGCGGCGAGGGCAAACGAGGCTGTTTTTACCCTTTGACCCGGATGTGGGGTATGAGTATGAGTCGCTGTTGCCAGAGATTTTGTGTGCGTTGGAGCGGGGTCGAATTTTGATTGTGGATACGACCTTGATGGGGGAAATGGAGCAGTTTTTGCTGACGACAGTAGTGGCGCGATCGCTCTTTACATTGCGACGGACGTTACGGAGTGTGGCAAGGGTGGATGAGTTACCTCGCGCGATCCGTGAGGCATTTGGGAATGATGATGAGCAAGGGCAGGTGGGTCTGCGAACCTTAGCCGATGATTTGGTGCAACGGGTCGAGGATGGGCGGTTGCCCTATGGGGAGGGAGGTGTATTGAAAAGCCCAGATCAATTGCCCTATGTCAATGTGGTTGTAGAAGAGGCTCCGAGCGTGCTGAACCCACAACGGATGAAGTTCGGCTCCGTATTCCGGGATATTTCGCGGCAGGGGCGGAAGTTTGGCATTGGGCTGACAGTTGTGAGCCAGCAGGTGAGCGAGATTGATGATGGGGTGCTGTCGCAGATTAATACAGAACTGGTGATGGCACTGGGGAATGAGTTAGAACGGAAAGAGGCTGTTCGCAATGCCTCGGCAGATTTGTCGGGGTTTGAGCGGGAGTTACAGGTGATGGGGAAGGGACAGGTAATTGTCTCGGCTTCTTACAAAGATGTACCGTTGCCTGTGCAGGTGCCGGAATTCGATCAGATGGAATAA
- a CDS encoding GNAT family N-acetyltransferase yields the protein MPNTDAVNDIVIRPAQPDDKPVVMEFCQHTWKDAEDYIPEVWDKWLADPSGQIFVAVLQERPVAMARAVKLSQQEGWWEGLRVDLQYRRLGLARVLEAHISQYLQQVGVTITRCCVATWNTAAHPFMKQQGYHKIDNYILHRADATDSSTPQISRLGLESFDAARSLVHQSQSNRLFVCRGAKWQALTAQVLRDRLNQGLVWGIEHEKVLQSVFLQSHLESSNEALWVGCIEGREDSLPVMLSGMCHLARQQGYEAVSGFFPKREPILNALQKAGYQLLPEEEFWIYEKSLQQK from the coding sequence ATGCCCAATACTGATGCAGTGAACGATATTGTCATACGACCAGCCCAACCAGATGACAAACCAGTAGTGATGGAATTCTGCCAGCACACCTGGAAGGATGCAGAAGACTATATTCCTGAAGTTTGGGATAAGTGGCTAGCTGATCCCTCTGGACAGATTTTCGTGGCAGTTTTGCAGGAACGTCCGGTAGCAATGGCACGAGCTGTGAAGCTGTCGCAGCAAGAGGGCTGGTGGGAAGGCTTACGGGTTGATCTTCAATATCGCCGACTGGGTCTGGCAAGAGTTTTAGAAGCTCATATTTCTCAGTACTTGCAGCAAGTTGGTGTGACTATCACCCGCTGTTGCGTCGCAACTTGGAATACAGCTGCACATCCATTTATGAAGCAGCAAGGCTATCACAAAATTGATAACTACATTTTGCATCGAGCCGATGCAACAGACAGCTCTACACCACAAATCTCACGGCTCGGCTTAGAATCCTTTGATGCAGCTAGGTCTCTGGTCCATCAGTCTCAATCCAATCGCTTGTTTGTGTGCCGAGGAGCCAAGTGGCAAGCCTTGACAGCTCAAGTGCTCCGCGATCGCTTAAACCAAGGCTTAGTATGGGGGATCGAACACGAAAAAGTCTTGCAAAGTGTCTTTCTTCAAAGTCATCTAGAAAGTTCTAACGAGGCACTATGGGTTGGTTGTATTGAGGGTAGGGAAGACAGCTTGCCAGTTATGTTGAGTGGGATGTGTCACTTAGCACGGCAGCAAGGCTATGAAGCTGTCAGCGGCTTTTTTCCTAAGAGGGAGCCTATCCTCAACGCACTGCAAAAGGCTGGATATCAGTTGCTCCCAGAAGAAGAGTTTTGGATTTACGAGAAATCCCTTCAACAAAAGTAG
- a CDS encoding helix-turn-helix domain-containing protein: protein MSLRQLGNREQTLLNLYRNCQLGMTPTDFYAKWNVTHAQMAQICGCSESTVDRWFQQSRSSQLPESIYLRRLAEIDFLWEYYEQIPEELWQRLCRNERDRTL, encoded by the coding sequence ATGAGCTTGAGACAGTTGGGCAACCGAGAACAGACCCTGCTGAACCTTTACCGTAATTGTCAGCTAGGCATGACCCCCACGGACTTCTACGCTAAGTGGAATGTAACTCATGCTCAAATGGCTCAAATCTGCGGTTGCTCTGAGTCAACCGTCGATCGCTGGTTTCAACAAAGTCGAAGTAGCCAACTGCCGGAGTCAATTTACCTGAGGCGTTTAGCAGAGATAGATTTCCTATGGGAGTACTACGAGCAAATCCCAGAGGAATTGTGGCAGCGGCTGTGCAGGAACGAGCGCGATCGAACTTTATAA
- the cas6 gene encoding CRISPR-associated endoribonuclease Cas6 — MPLLSVEPETLQTLVIHLRAARSGPLPSACNRAIHAQVLEWFRQGDPNVSEAIHKSQESPFIISGLMSKRQETEAKAGNEFHFRIGLLSGNLMKPLLEGFQKLEDTPFSLAEFPFVIQSINMLPSTDLWVCSSSYTLLAKTPLILNELTLKYLSPVSFKLNTGQGIQAFPLLEAAFGSLYRRWNAFAPENLKLPKIHWNGWVSDYELRTEKVKIKNSVELGAVGWVTYRFPDPEQAKAATILAHFAFFSGVGRKTAMGMGQTRLDQIAPNMMQSLAS, encoded by the coding sequence ATGCCCCTGCTCTCTGTTGAGCCTGAAACGCTACAAACTCTGGTTATTCATTTGAGAGCTGCTAGGAGTGGACCTTTGCCCTCGGCCTGCAATCGAGCCATTCATGCCCAAGTCTTGGAGTGGTTTCGTCAGGGTGACCCAAACGTTTCTGAAGCAATTCACAAGAGCCAAGAGTCACCCTTTATTATCTCCGGATTAATGAGTAAACGCCAAGAAACGGAGGCAAAGGCAGGAAATGAATTCCACTTTCGGATTGGACTATTGAGTGGAAATCTTATGAAACCACTTCTAGAGGGGTTCCAAAAATTGGAAGACACACCATTCTCTTTGGCGGAATTCCCCTTTGTCATTCAAAGCATCAACATGTTGCCCAGCACTGATTTATGGGTTTGTTCATCTAGTTATACTTTGCTTGCTAAAACGCCGCTCATCTTGAACGAGCTGACATTGAAGTATCTTTCTCCAGTTAGCTTCAAGCTGAATACCGGGCAGGGAATTCAAGCCTTTCCTTTACTTGAAGCAGCATTTGGCAGCTTATATCGCCGATGGAATGCGTTTGCCCCAGAAAACCTAAAGCTTCCTAAAATTCATTGGAATGGGTGGGTTTCTGATTATGAGCTGAGAACCGAAAAGGTAAAAATCAAAAACTCAGTTGAACTTGGAGCAGTGGGTTGGGTTACATACCGATTTCCCGACCCAGAACAGGCAAAAGCCGCTACGATATTAGCTCATTTTGCCTTCTTTTCTGGCGTAGGGCGAAAAACAGCGATGGGAATGGGACAAACGAGATTGGATCAGATTGCCCCCAACATGATGCAATCTTTGGCAAGCTAA